GGGATTGTGATTGTTCTGCTAGCATGACGACCTGTTTTCGAGGGTTGAATTAGCATTCTCTCCAGCATGGGAGACTTGGCCAACAAAAGCTTGATAAGCTGCAACTCAGGCTCTGAGCCTATAGTACAACTTAGCTTAACTTCTCTAAGGTGATTAAATGTCACATCTGAGCAAGCTTCCAATTTAAGACATTCTCGTTCTGgaatttcatcatcttcatcaatcACCTAAGAAGGATTATAAACAACCCAACTCTCTAAACTTATTGAGGATAATAAGTATGAAAATACGAGAAATAGAAAGGAAAGAGTGGAATGTTTATGAACCTGGATTTCAAAATATTGCAGATGCAGGAAGCTTCTTAACAAGCAAAGAACACACAAGACGTTATTCAATTGCTTCAGAAGAATCGAATCTAAGCAAAGATGTTTGACGCATTTAAGATTAAAAGGGAGCCTTGCTGGTACTTTATTTGCTACTGCAACCACAAACTAGCGAGAAAATACAAAATGACTCAAAGTCAAAACGATAATTTAATCCATCTATGATTACACTCAATGAAGTGATAAAGAAAATTTACCTTAAGACTAAACCGATTCAACTTGAGATGTTCAAGAGCAGAGAAAGACTCAAGAAAACTTCCTGTCCCCACGTGATATTTCTTATGCGTAAGTGAAAGTTTTGCAAGATGCGGGGCActtttaaaacatataattcCTTCATCTTCGATGTATTCAAAGGATCTCAGCATGGGAGCACCAATTTCAGCGTCATCGATGGCAACATCAACGCACACCAACTGCTCGATCAATGGACAATTAGAGATTAAACTTTCAAGAACTATGGAAGAAATTGTGACTTCAGATAATTTCAGGCTAATTAACTTGTGAAATCCTTTAAAGGCTGGAGGAACAATCTGTATTTCACAACCAGAGAGAGACAGATACCTCAATTGCGAACatgtaaaaaaagaagaatgcaTTTTGTATTGGCTACACCCACAGAATGTAAAATCAAGATGCTGAATTCCATTCCTAGAGAGGAAATATACCAACTTGTCAAGCTCAGGACGACCTCTTCCATTAGTATAAAGGATGAAGATAAACTTAGAAATTGGTCCGGCATGAAAGGTTAAAAGGTGatataaaatgttattaaatTGAATTGAAGCAGATCTCAAGTCCTCTACTAGCCAAGGTGCTAGGTAGAGTTCCAATTGAGGAATTCTGCACCACTTGTATCTCCATTTCGTGGATAAGATGTTTGTCCGCACCACATCTCGTAAAGgcaaaaatttaagaatatcATGAATTACATTCTCAGGAAGGCTACTAAGTACATCCAGATCTACACTTTGACACGCAATTTCTTTGTCATTAGGAGACATCTGCAGAAAGTAAACAAGAATAAGGAATATCCAAACAATCTACAGTAtacaaatgaaagaaaaggtTGCCACAACAATACATACATCAAATAGTCTAAGGTATTATTAagatttattataaaattaaatacaacATGAAATTTCTTTTTAGCTCActagaaaatcaaataaaacacaGCGAATgatgataaacaaataaaggaAGAATCGAAGAGGTGAAGTTTTGGAAAAACACAAACCAGGCTCCGAGTTTTGGTATCTCTCAGTTAGAAACCCTCTTCTGCTCCTGAGTTGCTTATGGTGATAGAGATGATAGAGTAGAGGCCACTGAACTAATCTTGACCTATTCACTTTCcccagaagaaaaaaaaaagtgaactaATCTTGACCTATTCACTTTCccctgaagaaaaaaaaaagtgaagggGTCATTCAAGTGTTGGGAATTAACAATTTGTTTCGTTTAAATGATGGTTACCTATTACTCTCCCCTTGTCATCGTTTGACCTTATCACAtccacttaaaaaaaattaatggaaaaattttatcatttattatcatattttcttagtttttctaccatttcaaaaaatatcaaatatcaacAACCTTTTCATTTTAGTATCTATTATAgtatatgtgatattttttaatatttaattaatcggatattttatttgatgtagggtaaaatggtaattcaactttgcaCTTTGAAAAAttccacttttaataatattaattgttggtgtaatataccacaaatacaataaattacaattgaaaataaaatgacaaaataaataaacaattttttaggCTGAAGCGCGGATATCTCGcactctttaaggagattcaagctcaCTGCGGCATAATCTACACCGATCCAGCAGTATCACTCTTAACTTGTCCCCTCCAAGATACAACAGTCCAACAACGTCGTACAACTCAAGCAACTCtggattagttgaagagtccaaagctccacaaaaaaaaacacattccttcaacatataattattctcttttgtatagtgaatatagttgaagacttagaatattttctttgtctcaactctctATTTCACTACACTTACCTCACTGTAAACTACAATATTTTCTTGtacttctcttctttcttgGGATACTTCACAAAGAAAGAAACATCACTATTTAAAGGTGAAGAAGTCTTCCATATAATTAATGAGTGGAATGAGGAATAGTAATGTGGGTAGATAAATGTGATAGTTATTACATGAGTTATAAGAAACTAATGGTCATATGAGTTACAAGAAACTAATGACCATGAGAGTTACAAGAATTAATGATCATATAAGTTACAAGAACCAATAGTGATCTTCTACCATAATTTATACTCACTAACATAtgcacttaatattttattttaaaaataaaatgcatataCACAAATATTCtcccactcattttaatattaaaataagagaGTTCACCAATTTAGTTTGAATGTAGACTATTGTGCATAATAAAGGTGTGCTCTGCATCGAACCTTCACTTAGTAAAACAATAATCTATACTCCAAAGTCAGTGGTggtctcagacttgaactaCCACTGCTTAAGGGAAATAAAGTATCACTGCTTACACATAATAATTAAGGTGTTGACATAAGCTTTCAAAGTCAGCACATAACGGCCTTGTGCCATCTCGATTTTCATGAGCATTATTGAGAACAAACTCATTCTCATAGAAAGCGGCCTactttcacactca
The DNA window shown above is from Solanum stenotomum isolate F172 chromosome 6, ASM1918654v1, whole genome shotgun sequence and carries:
- the LOC125866841 gene encoding uncharacterized protein LOC125866841 isoform X2, yielding MFAIELVCVDVAIDDAEIGAPMLRSFEYIEDEGIICFKSAPHLAKLSLTHKKYHVGTGSFLESFSALEHLKLNRFSLKFVVAVANKVPARLPFNLKCVKHLCLDSILLKQLNNVLCVLCLLRSFLHLQYFEIQVIDEDDEIPERECLKLEACSDVTFNHLREVKLSCTIGSEPELQLIKLLLAKSPMLERMLIQPSKTGRHASRTITIPIVLNSFRRASPEVQVVYNL
- the LOC125866841 gene encoding uncharacterized protein LOC125866841 isoform X3 — translated: MLRSFEYIEDEGIICFKSAPHLAKLSLTHKKYHVGTGSFLESFSALEHLKLNRFSLKFVVAVANKVPARLPFNLKCVKHLCLDSILLKQLNNVLCVLCLLRSFLHLQYFEIQVIDEDDEIPERECLKLEACSDVTFNHLREVKLSCTIGSEPELQLIKLLLAKSPMLERMLIQPSKTGRHASRTITIPIVLNSFRRASPEVQVVYNL
- the LOC125866841 gene encoding F-box/FBD/LRR-repeat protein At1g13570-like isoform X1, producing the protein MSPNDKEIACQSVDLDVLSSLPENVIHDILKFLPLRDVVRTNILSTKWRYKWCRIPQLELYLAPWLVEDLRSASIQFNNILYHLLTFHAGPISKFIFILYTNGRGRPELDKLVYFLSRNGIQHLDFTFCGCSQYKMHSSFFTCSQLRYLSLSGCEIQIVPPAFKGFHKLISLKLSEVTISSIVLESLISNCPLIEQLVCVDVAIDDAEIGAPMLRSFEYIEDEGIICFKSAPHLAKLSLTHKKYHVGTGSFLESFSALEHLKLNRFSLKFVVAVANKVPARLPFNLKCVKHLCLDSILLKQLNNVLCVLCLLRSFLHLQYFEIQVIDEDDEIPERECLKLEACSDVTFNHLREVKLSCTIGSEPELQLIKLLLAKSPMLERMLIQPSKTGRHASRTITIPIVLNSFRRASPEVQVVYNL